The Planctomycetaceae bacterium genomic interval TCCGACGACATGCTGCGGGCGATGGCCGAGGGTTTATGCTATGAACTGGCGCGCGTATTTGAGAGTGTTTTGTGGCATGGGCGCAGCGCCCGTGCCGCCATTGACGCGGTGGTGCTGACCGGCGGAGCCGCCAACGGCTGGCAGTTCCGCCAAATGCTCGCGGGCCTGCTGGCGCCGCTGCCGGTGCTGCAGGTCGGTGCTGACGAGCCCGCTGCCGCACGCGGAGCGCTCTGGGCCTTTAGCAGAAAAGCCGCCGCCGTCGCGGTGCGCCCCTGCCCGCCGCCGCCCGTTGCCGTGCGAAGAGCCCTGGGCGAGGGACTGCACCGCTATCGCCGACTGTGTGAGGTCTTATCCAAAGGTCTGGGCCCCGCGGCCGCCGACCTGCTGACATAGTGGAGTGCCTTCGATGAAGCCCCGTGCCGGACTGCTGCCGCTGTATCTGAAACTCTACGACGACGCCCTGCCCGAGATGCGGGCGGTGCTCGAACCGCTGCTGGACAAGATCCAGACCGGCTTGCTCAGCGCCGGACTGGACGTGACCCGCGCGCCGATCTGCCGCGTCGCCGGCGAGTTTTCGCAGGCCGTCGCCGAACTCGAAACCGCCGGCGCCGACGCGCTGGTGTGCCTGCACCTGGCGTACTCGCCTTCGTTGGAATCGGTGGACGCCCTGGCGGCTTCGCCGCTGCCGCTGATCATGCTCGACACGACGCTGGATGAGTCATTCGGGCAAAGCGTCGATCCGCAGCGGCTGCTCTACAATCACGGTATCCACGGCGTGCAGGACCTGGCGTGCATGCTCCGCCGCCGCGGGCGCTCGTACGAAGTTGTGGCTGGGCACTGGGAGAAGTCTGACGTGCTGGCGCGGACCGCCGAGGCCGTGCGAGCCGCCCGGGCGGCTAGGCGCCTTCGCGGCGCCCGCGTGCTGCGCATCGGGGCGGTCTTCGGCGGCATGGGCGACTTCGCCGTCGAGCCGCAGGTGCTCGCCGCGCAACTGGGCATGAGCGTCACGCAGATGCAGGCGGCGGACCTGACCGAGCCCGCCCGCGCGGTCACCGACTCCCAGATCGCCCAGGAAATGCAGCGCGACCGCGACGCGTTCATCTGCGAAGCCCCCGCCGACGTTCACGCGTATTCGACGCGCGTCGGCCTGGCGATGGCCGCAGTGCTCGATCAGGGGCGCTACGACGCTTTCAGCATGAACTTCGCCGCATTCGACTCGCCCGACGAACCCGTCTGCACCGTGCCCTTTCTGGAAATCTCCAAAGCCATGGCGCGGGGCATCGGCTATGCGGGCGAGGGCGACGTGCTGACAGCCGCCATGGTCGGCGCACTGCTGGCCGCCTGGCCGAAAACTACCTTCACCGAAATATTCTGCCCAGACTGGCAGGGCGGGTCCATCTTTCTCTCGCACATGGGGGAGATCAATCCCGCTGTGGCCGCCGGCAAGGCGCTGCTGTGCGAGAAGGACTTCCCCTTCACCCCCGCGCGCAATCCGGCGATGCTGGCGGCCGCCCCCGCGCCGGGCCCGGCGACGTTTGTGAACCTGGCGCCTGGACCCAACGACACGTTCCGCCTGATCGTCGCGCCGGTGGAGGTGCTGGGCGGCGGTACGCACCCGGACATGCGCAAGACCGTGCGTGGATGGATCAAACCCCGCCGCCCACTGGAGCGGTTCCTCGAAGATTTCTCCCGCGCCGGCGGCACGCACCACAGCGCCCTGATCCTGGGCGACCATACGCCGGGGATCAAGATGATGGCGAACTTCGCAAATATCGAGTGTATCGTGATCGAATAAAGAGGGGACGACACAGAGAGACAGAGACGCAGAGACAGGGACCAAGAGGGGACGACACAGAGTGACCGAGACGCAGAGATTGAGCAAAGGGTTTGGCAACAATGAAACATCCAGACAAGACCCCTCTTAATCTTCTTTGCCACCAATGTTTTTCTCTTCTCTCTGTTCCTCTGCGTCTCTGTGTCGAATTTCCCCTCCCCAGGAACCAGGAATGATCGAGATCAAACCAGTTGACCGCAGTTTTTATCAAGACCGCCTGGCCGGGTTTCTCCCGCCCAAGGTGATCGACATCCACACGCACGTCTGGCCGGCGCAGCACGCTCAGGGGGACACCACCGGCCGCACGGCGTCGTGGCCGATGCGCGTCGCGGCGGTCTGCCCCGTCGAGGACCTGCTGGAGATGTACCGGCTGATGTTCCCCGACAAGCAGGTCACGCCGTTGATCTTCGGCAACCCGCTGGTGCAGGGCGCCATCGACGAGATGAATGCGTACGTCGCCGCGGCGGCGGCAGCCCATTCGCTGCCGGCGCTGCTGCTGACGAGGCCCGAGTGGACCGCCGAGGTGGTCGAAGAGAAGATCGCCTGCGGACGGTTTCTCGGGGCCAAGGTCTATCTCAGCTATGCGCCGGCGTCGATCGCGCCGGGGCAGATCCGCATTTTCGACTTCCTGCCGCATCACCAGCTCGAGCTGTTCGACCGCCACGGGTGGATCGTCATGCTGCATATCCCGCGGGTCGACCGCCTGCGCGACCCGCTGAACCTGGCCGACCTGATCGAGATCGAGCGGCGCTACCCGCGCGTGCGGTTGATCGTCGCCCACGTCGGTCGGGCGTACTGCCCCGAAGACGTCGGCAACGCCTTTGACGTGCTCTCGGATACGCAGCACATGTGCTTCGACATCTCGGCCAACACCAACGCCGAGGTGTTCGAGCGGCTGCTGGCGGCGGTCGGGCCGCGGCGCGTGCTGTTCGGCTCCGACATGCCCATCACGCGCATGCGCATGCGGCGCATCTGCCAGGACGGGCGATACGTCAACATCATCCCGCGCGGGCTCTACGGCGACGTGTCGGCCGACAAGCACATGCGCGAGGCCGACGGCGACGAGGCTGCCCGCCTGACGCTGTTTCTGTACGAAGAGATCAACGCCTTCCGCCGCGCCGCCGAGGCGCAGGGGCTCTCGGCTGGCGACGTGCGGGACGTGTTCTACAACAACGCCCGGCGGATGATCGCCGCCGCCGGAGAGGACAGCCAATGAAAACGCTTCGAGTTGGGTTCGTGGGCTTCGGGTTCATCGGCAAAGTCCACGCATACGGGTACATCAACCTGCCGCTGTTCTACAACCTGCCCGTTAAGGCGCAGATCACGCATGTCTGCACCAGCAGCGACAAGAGCGCCCAAGCCGCCGCCGCCCAGATCGGCGCGCGCTACGGAGTGACGGACTTCCGGACCATCACGGAAAACCCCGACGTGGACGTGGTGCATATTTGCACGCCCAACCACCTCCACCGCGAGGCGCTGCTGTCGGCGATGGCCGCCGGCAAGCACATCTACTGCGACAAGCCCCTCACCGCCACGCTGGCCGAAGCGCGCCAGATCGAAGCGGCGCTGCCGGCCTACACGGGCACCGCCCAGATGACGCTGCAGAACCGGTTCTTTCCTGCGACGATGCGGGCCAAGCAGCTCATCGACGAAGGCTTTGTCGGCCGCGCGATCGAGTTCCGCGCCGCGTACCTGCACTCGGGCAGCGTGGACGAAAAAGCCCCGCTGAAGTGGAAGCTCTCCGCCGCCGCCGGCGGGGGGGTGATCGCCGACCTGGGCTCGCACGTGCTGGACCTGGTTCACTGGCTGCTGGGCGACTACGAGCGGGTGCTGGCGGCGACGACGATCGCCTACCCGACGCGGCCGTCAGCCGACGACCCTTCGCGCCAGGTGACGGTCGACGCCGAAGACAGCGTGATGCTGCTGGCGAAGATGGCCGGCGGCGCGCTGGGCACGATCGAAGCGAGCAAGATCGCCACCGGCGCCGAAGACGAAATCCGCTTCGAAATCCACGGCACCCGAGGCGCCCTGCGGTTCAACGGCATGGACCCTCACCACCTGGAAGCCTACGACCTGGGCGCGCCTGACAAACCCACCGGAGGCCTGCGCGGCTGGACGAAGATCGACACCGGCCAACGCTACCCTGCCCCCGCCAGCGGCCTGCCCGGCGCCAAAATGGCCATCGGCTGGACGCGCGCCCACATGGCCTGCCTGGCGAATTTCGTCAGCGACATCCTCGCCGGCCGCCCCGGCGATCCGGGCCTGCGGCAGGGAGTCTACATCCAGAAGTTGATCGACACCGTTGCCCGATCCGCCACCGCGCAGCAGTGGACAAAAGTCTAGCCCCGGTCCGGGTGCCACGCACAACTCCGTTGTGCGTGCCCATGTGCGCTGTACGAGAGAGAGCCGTTGAATGGGAAAGGGATGGCCCTGGCGTTTGAGGGCCTCTCTTCGAAACGTACGGTCGGGGACACGCACAGCGGAGCTGTGCGTGGCACCCCTGCTGATGCGCGATACCCCCGTCCGGGTGCCACGCACAACTCCGTTGTGCGTGCCCATGTGCGCCATGCTGAAGTAACCGTTAAATGGGAAAGGAACAGCCCTGAGGTTTGAGGGTCTCTCTTCGAAACGTGCGGTTCAGGGACACGCACAGCGGAGCTGTGCGTGGCACCCGGCGGAGGGGGAACTTGTGTGGGATGTTCTGATGTGATAAGGTGCCGGCCATGCAGATACGTGGGGAAAAACATCGAAAACTGTGCCAGCGATGGGATGTGCCGTATGGGGTGCATTATCTGACGTTCTCATGTTATCGGCGGCAGCCGTTCTTCGGCAGCGAGAGAACGTGTCGGTGGTTCTTGGAGTGTCTGGATCAGGCGCGGGCGCGGCAGGGATTTCATCTGTGGGCGTGGGTCATCATGCCTGAGCATGTCCACGCCCTGATTTCTATCCCAAATGAGGCACAGATCAGCGCCATTCTCAGGTCGATCAAGTATCCCTTGGCGCGGCGGGCGATTTTGTGGGCCAAAGAAAACCGCCCGGACCGGATGGGTTCGATGGAAGTGATCGGACCGGACGGGATCGTCTCGTACCGGTTCTGGCAGCGCGGCGGGGGGTACGACCGGAACATGCGATCGACTCGCGATGTGCATGAGAAGATACGGTATATCCACAACAATCCGGTGCGGCGGGAGTTGGTCCGGCGGCCGGAGGATTGGCCCTGGTCAAGCTGGCGCGCCAATCAAACGAGAGAAGACATACCTCTGCGAATCGACCGCGAGACGATTCCAATCCTTGTTGAATAGCCGAGCGTCAGGGACACGCACAGCGGAGCTGTGTGTGGCACCCTGCTGGTGCGCGATACCCCCGATCCGGGTGCCACGCACAACTCCGTTGTGCGTGCCCATGTGCGCTGTGCGCGAGAAGTTGTTGAATGGAAGAGGCGCGGCCCTGATCGGTTGAGGGTCTTTCGTCGAAACGTGCGGTCGGAGACACGCACAGCGGAGCTGTGCGTGGCACCCCTGCGGTGCGTGATGCCCCCGGTCCGGGTGCCACGCACAACTCCGTTGTGCGTGCCCATGTGCGCTGTGCGCGAGAAGTTGTTGAATGGAAAAGACGCGGCCCTGATCGGTCGAGGGTCTTTCGTCGAAACATACGGTCGGGGACACGCACAGCGGAGCTGTGCGTGGCACCCCGGTTGGGCGGAGTGCGATGTGGCGTCAGTTACTTCTTAGCGCCCTTGGCGGCTTTGCTCTTTTTGGGCTTCTTGACGTTCTTGCGCGGGGCGTTGCTGCCTTTTGCCATGGTCGGGTTTCCTTACGGTATCAACTGTTTGGTGAATGACTCGACGGGGAACGCCAGACCGGGGGCGTCGCTGCCGTCAAGTTCGCAGCGGAGGTAGACGTGGCTGTGATTGATGTTCAGCGGCGCACCCTGCAGCAGTTGGGTCAGGGCGACCAGGGCCTTGTACTGCTCGGGACCGGGGGCGACTTTCGAGAAGTCGCCGATCAGGCAGACGCTGATGGTTTCGGCGTTGAACGAGGCAGGCTGACCCGCGACGCCCAATCCGGCGGCCTGGCGTTTCCACAACGCCGAGGCATGGACGGCCGTTCCGTTGGAAGATTCAACGACGACGAAGTGGCATCGGCGGGCGATGTCGCTCTCGACGGAGGGGGAGGAATGGATGACGATGTGGCGCCATCGCGAGGGGAGCATGGGGGCGTCGGTGTCCAGCAGTTTCGCATCGAGCACGGGCGGCTGAGGCGCTACGACGACGGCGGCAATCTCTCCCGGCGGGAGCGGGTCGCCGCTCATCATCCAAAGCAACAACGCGCCGCTTGTCATGGAGATCAGCAGCGCCAGCAGCGTTTTGACTGTACGTGGTTCTACCATGTGCCGTCCGGCCTTCACGTTTTGCCCCAGGCGAGCATCCGGCTGTCTGGGGATTCTATGGCTGCTATCGGTCAGTGGCAATCTTATTCGCGAGAAAAAATTCGGGCAAAAGCGGAGAAATGGGTCCAAAAGAGGCCGCCGGGTAAAGCCGGCCCGCCAACGGCGGATAGGGGAACCCATGAAGGGGCGTTAGTGCGTCATTCCACGCCCAACACGCTGCCGTCGTTGCGGGCGACGAGGCGCCGCCCGGGAGGCACGATGGTAAAATCGTCGTCCCACCGCCCGGCAAAGAGCTTCTCCAGCAGCGTCCAGTCGCCCCGGAGCAGCTCGAAGTCCCACTGGCGCTGGGCCGCCTCGGCGCGGGTCTTGGCGATGGCGGCCGATTCGTCGCACGCGTCCATCTGCAGATAGCAGAAGCGGCTGTAGTTCTTCGTCCAGTCGCCCAGGCTTTCGAGGATGAAGTCGGCGTTTTCCTTGCCGTACTTGGCGACCATGCCCTCGTAGTCGTCGGCCAGCCCGAGCTTGCCCATCACGCCCTGGCGATCGTACGCCGGGCGGTCGTAGCCTTCCCCCGGGGTGACGTTTCGCTCCGACCACCCCGTGGTCATGTAATACGTGCCGGGGTGCTTGTCGAAGTACGCCTGGTACGCCCCGCGCGAACCAAAGAAGAACGTCACGCAGTCGTGGGCGCGGGGGATCACCAGCGGCCGCGTGCGGGCGGTCAGGCCGACCAGCCCGTCGTTGCAGCGGGCGTAGCCCAGCAGGATGGCCTCGTAGCGCCCTTCGGCGTCGGCGGCGTCGACCGCCGCCTGCACGCGGGCGATCATGTCGGCCCGCTCCAGGTCGTGCAGACCCTTGCGCAGGAACTCGACGTCGACCTGGTGAACGCTCCGCGCCGCCAGCAGGCACGCCTCGCGATAAATAATCTCACAGCCGATGAATTTGTACACGCTCATGGCACCACTATACGGCGCAGAATCGCTACAAAGAAATGAATGCTTTGCCAAAAGCGCTCCTCTATCATGCAGGCATGCGAAACCTCCTGATCCTGACAAGCGTCCTGCTTCTTGCAGCCGCGGCGTTATGCACCGCTTCGCCACCGGCGACGACGACGGCGCCGGCGGCCGGCGGCGAGTTCTCGCTGGTCGTGCTGCCCGACACGCAGATCTATGCGATGAAGCATCCGGACATCTTCCACGCCCAGACGAAGTGGATCGCCGACAACGCGGCTGCGCTCAATATCAAGTACGTGCTGCACGTGGGCGACATCACCAACGACAACGTGCCTGCGCAGTGGACGGTCGCGCGGGCGGCGATGGGGCGGCTGGACGCCAAGGTGCCCTACGCCCTGTGCGTGGGCAATCACGACATCGGCGCCGGCGGCACCAGCCGCGACCGCAGCACGCTCATGGGCCGGTACTTCACGCTCGACCAGCTCAAGGCCGCCCCGACCTTCGGCGGCGTGTACGACAAGGAGCCCGCCGGCGTCTCGAACAGTTTTCACACCTTCGAAGCGGCGGGCAAGAAGTGGCTCGTGCTGGCGCTGGAGTTTGCCCCGCGCGACGACGTGCTGCGCTGGGCAGCCGAGGTCGCGGCCGCCCACAAGGACCACCGCGCCATCGTCATCACGCACGGGTACATGTATCCCGACGGGCTGCGCTACGACCAACCCCTGCGCCAACCGTACCACACCAGCCGCTATCGCGTCGGGCGCGACGGCAACGACGGCCAGCAGATATGGGAAAAGCTCGTGTATCCCAGCGAGAATATCCGCCTGGTCGCGTGCGGGCACGTGTGGACGGTTGGCCGCCGCAGCGACGCCAACGCCGCGGGCAAGACCGTTCACCAGATGGTGGTCGACTACCAGACCGCTCCGCGCGGCGGCGAAGGATATCTGCGCGTGATCAAGTTCTCGCGCGACGGCGAGTCGGCCGACGTGTACGACTACTCGCCCGTGCTGGACAAGATCAACCCCGCCCCCGGGGCGAGCTTTCATTTGGACTTCACCGCAGCGCCGCAGTCGAAACCCCAGGCCACGAGCCGACCGGCGATATCTACTACTACCAGGCAAACGACGGGAAAACATTGATGATTCGCCAACCGCTGTCGCGAGATGAAGTGATCAAGGCCATCGAGCACCGCCGCCCCAGCCGCGTGCCCATGATGATTCACCAGTGGAACTGGGCCGGGGCCTTCGGCGAGCGCACGGCCGAGGTCGAGGCCATCCAGGCCGAGTACCCGCAGGACTTCTTCCAGATCATCCCGCGCATGCCCAACCACTGGGACGATCTGGCCAACGGCGGCCACATCCCCGGGTATTCGTGGATGCACACGCCGCCGCCGGCGGCCTCCGGGCCGGCCAAAGGGCACGACGCCAACGTCGCGATCACCGACTGGGCGATGCTGGATGACATGCTGGCGGCCTGGCCGGACCCCAACCTGCCGCAGATGTACGAAGGCGCCGCCGAGCACCTGGCCGCCAACGCCGGCGGGCGGTACACGGGCATTCACTGGTGGTTCTGCCTGTACGAGCGGCTGTGGTCGCTGCGCGGGATGGAGAACATCCTCTGCGATTTCTATCTCAATCCTGAGCCGGTGCATCGGCTGATGGACGCCCTGACGGACTTCTACTGCGGCGTGATCCGCCGCGGGGGTGAGCTGGGCGTCGACTGCGTCTACACCACCGACGACATCGGCATGCAGACCGGGCCGATGTTCGGCATCGACGTCTTCCGCGAGTTCTTCAAGCCGCGCTACCAGCGCATGATCAAGACCGCCCACGACTGCGGGATGCACTTCTGGCTGCACACCTGCGGCGACGTGCGGCTGTTCATGGAAGACTTCATCGAGATCGGCCTGGACGTGATCCACCCGATCCAGAAGTACACGATGAACGAGCGCGAGGTCGCCGAGCGCTTCGGCGGGCGCATCTGTTTCTGGACGGGCATGGACGTGCAGCAGATTCTCCCGCGCGGAACGCCCGAGGACGTGCGCCGCGAGGTGCGGTTCATGATCGACACCTACGACCGCCCCGAAGGCGGCTGCATGGTTACCGCCGGCAACGGCATCACCGCCGACGTGCCGGTGGAGAATCTGCGGGCCTTCTATGATGAAACGTACAACTATGGCCTGACGCACCGGCAAAGGTAGATCTTTCCCCATTCGCGCAATTCGTGACATTCGTGGACGTAACATCCCCGCCCCCGAACTTGCAGAAACTCAAAGCTCTGCGAAATCTTCTTCGAGTTGCTTGAGCGCTTTGCGATGGGCGAGCCTGGCGACCGAGCCCATGCGGTCGATGATCATGCGGCCGTCGATGTGATCGCATTCATGCTGGAAGCAGCGGGCCATGAGGCCCTGGGCGGTCTGCTGGAAGCGGCGGCCTTCCAGGTCGATCGCTTCGAGCACGACCGTGTTGTATCGCTTGATGCGGGTGTAGATCGAGGGGAAGCTCAGGCAGCCTTCTTCGTCATCGGCGGGATCGCTCTGCTCGACGATGCGCGGGTTGATGTAGGCCATGACGCCTTCGCCGGTCTCGTCGGGCACGCCGGCCAGGAATAACCGCACCGTCACGCCGACCTGGCAGCCGGCCAGTCCCACGCCGGAGGCCCTGCTCAGGATGGCGGCCATGCGCTGGGCCAAGGCTCGCACGGCGTCGTCGACGGCGTCAATGGGGGTGGACACTTCGCGCAGGCGCGGGTCGGGATAGTGAATGAGTTTCAGCGCCGGCAGGTCCGCGGAACGAATTTTCTCAGCAGAAGTCACGTCACCCCATCCTATCAGGCGGCGGGCGGTCAAATCAACCCGAAGACCCTCGTTTGCACCACTGGTCCATGACGATGGCGATGTCGGGCAGGGCCTGGATGAACGCCTTGCCGTAGGGCTTGCTGACGATGCGATGGTCCAGGCAGACGACGAAACCGGTGTCGACGCTGGAGCGGATCAGTCGGCCGAAGCCTTGCTTGAAGCGGATGACGGCCTCGGGAAGCTGATAGGAATTGAACGGGTTTCCGCCGCTGAGGCGGATGGTCTCGATGCGGGCCTCGATGATCGGCTCATTGGGCACGGCGAAGGGGAGCTTGGCGATGATGACGTTCTGCAGCGCGTCGCCGGCGACGTCGACGCCCTGCCAGAAGCTCGTGGTTCCCAGCAGCACCGAGCGGGCCTCGCCGCGGAAGCGGCGCAGCATCGCCTGCTGCGACAGCGCGCCGCCCTGGGTCAGGAGCTGGTACTCGTGTTCGTGGCAGAACGGTTCGATCTCGGCCGCGATGGCGTTGAGCATCTGGTAGCTCGTCAGCAGCACGAAGCAGCGGCCCTGCGAGAGGTCGACGTAATGCTCGATGGCTCGGGCGGCGGCGGGCACGAAGGCCGGATCGTTGACATCGCCCAGGCCCGTTTCGATGTAGAGCTTGGCCTGGCGACGGAAGTCGAAGGGGCTGGCCAGAAGCAGCTCGCGCCCCTCTTCGAGACCCAGGCGGCTTCGGATGTAGTCGAACCCGTGCTTGCCCGCGCGGGCGGTGGCCAGGGTGGCGCTGGTGAGGATGGCGGACTTGACCTCGTGGAAGACCAGGTCGCGCACGATCGGCGCGACGTTGACCGGGGCCGAGGCCAGCGTGACGGCGCGGCGGCGCGTGCGGCCTCGCGTTTCGCGCAGCGTCACCCAGTAGACATGATCTCCCTGGGCCTGGTCGATGATATCGGCGATGTCGCCGGCCAGTTCAACGGCCCGGTCGCGGGCGCCGGCGATCTCGAAGGCGGTTTCGTCTTTGCGAGAGCCCGTGGCGCGTTTGAGCGCCTCGGCCAGTTCCTTCAGCGCCGGCGTGAGGGGGTTGGTGATGAACCCGGCGTCCCGGATGCGTCCGCTGGAGGCCACCGCCGGTCCGCGGTAATTGGCCAGGGCGTCGAAGAACTCCGTCGCCGCGGCGTCGGCGGCCACTACGGCGTTGATCGTAGCCTGATCGTTCGCCAGGGCCAGCAGGCCGCGTCCGGTGCGTTCGTCGAAGAGGTCCCGCAGCAGGAACTGGACGGCCCCGGAGGTGACGGACTGTCCGAAGTGGTCGCTGACGACGGTCTCGACGGTATGGGCTTCGTCGAGGATGACCACGTCGTAGTCGCCCAGCAGGGCGCCGCCGGCTTTGCGCAGGGCCAGGTCGGCGAAGAACATCGCGTGATTGACCACGACGATGTCCGCCGCCTGCACGCGGCGGCGCGCGGCGGCCAGGAAGCACTTGCTGTTGTACGAGCACTTGGCGCCGCGGCAGACGCTGCGGTCGGAGCAGACGCGGCTCCACAGCGAGCGGTCGAGATCGAAGTCGATCTCCTGCAGCGTCCCGGTGTCGGTGCCCATCGCCCACTGCGTCAGGGCCTCGAGCTGCTCGTGCTCGTCGGCGGTCAGCAGCTTGTCGCGTCCGTCGACAACCGTCGCCAGGCGGCGGAAGCACAGGTAGTTGCCGCGCCCCTTGGCCAGCTCGGCGGTGAACGTCACCGGCAGCACCTCGCGCAGGAAGGGCAGGTCCTTGGTGATGAGCTGGTCCTGAAGGGCGATGGTGTACGTCGAGACGATGACGCGCAGCTTGTCGTCGCCGTCCTGGCCGGCGCAGGCCGATAGGATCGCCGGGACGAGATAGGCGAAGCTTTTGCCCACGCCCGTGCCGGCCTCGACGATCAGGTGCTGGCGGGCCTCCAGCGCCGCCGCGACGCCCTGGGCCATCTCGAGCTGCTCGCGGCGGTGTTCGTAGCCGCCCAGGCGCTGGGCGATCAGACCCTCAGGACCGAGAACCTGCTCGACGGTCAAAGCCATGCCGCAACGTGGCACAGGCTTTCCAGCCTGTGTCCCAGAGCTGAACCCACAATTGCCCCACAGCCTGGAAAGGCTGTGCCACAGGCGAGCGCGCGAGTCGTTGCCGGGAACGGGTCGGGCCGTGACAGCAGATCGATAAACTGCCCGATGAACACCACCGTCGCCAGAATCACTGCCAGCACGATGATCGTCGCCAGGATGGTGATGAACGTGCGCCCGCGGACGATCGTCGAGTGCATCGCCGAGACGATGCGGTCTTTCGCCAAAGCCAGCATCGCCAGCATCACCATGCCCACTGTGGGCCAGATGCTGATCGAGTGGACGGCCGAGTAGATGAACACGCCTCGCGAGCGTTCGGGCATGATGTCGGCGCCGTCGGGGCCGCCCGAGACGGCGCTCTTGAGGTAGTAGTGGACGCGTCCCTCGGCGTCGCTGCGGACGCGGCCGTTGATCGCCTCGCCGCCGACGATCACGTACCCGATGGTGAACAGCAGGAAGTTGGCCAGGCCCAGAAAGATTACCAGTACGGCGATGCGCGTCTTGCGGTCGGCGCCCTGGGGGAGCTGGTCCTCTTCCGGCAACGTGTCAAACCTTTGCACCGATGACCCCTTCCAGCGGCGAAGACGCCGTCGCGTAAAGTTTCCGCGGGATCCGCCCCGCGCGGGCGGCAAGGTAACCGCTCTCGACGGCCAGCCGCATCGCCCGCGCCATCGCCAGCGGGTCTTTCGCCCCGGCGATGCCGGTGTTGAGCAGCACGCCGTCGGCGCCAAGCTCCATCGCCACCGTCACGTCGCTGGCCGTGCCCACGCCGGCGTCGACGATGATCGGGTAGCTCTCGTCGCCGGCCTTGAGCTGCTCGAGAATGATCCGGATGCTCCAGGGGTTCAGCACGCCCTGCCCCGAGCCGATGGGGCTGCCGGCCGGCATGACCGCCGCGGCCCCGGCGTCTTTGAGGCGCTGCGCCATGATCGGGTCGTCGCTGGTGTAGCAGAGCACGACAAAACCGTCGGCCTTGAGCTCCTTGAGTGCCTCGAGCGTTCCGACGGGGTCGGGCAGCAGCGTCTTCTTGTCGCCCAGGACCTCGAGCTTGACCCACGCCGAGCCGCGATTGCCCAGGCCCTCGAGCAGCTCGCGTCCGAGGCGCGCCGTGCGGACAGCGTCGTCGGCGCTGAAGCACCCTGCCGTGTTGGGCAGCAGCGTGTATTGCACGGGGTCGATGAAGTCCAGGATGTTGCGCCCCTTGGCGTCGCTCATACGCTCGCGGCGCACCGCCACGGTGACGACCTGGCAGCCGCTTTCGGACAGCGCCTCGGCCATCTGTTCGTACGTGGTATACTTGCCCGTGCCGACCAGCAGGCGGCTGGCAAACTCGATGGGGCCGATTTTCAGACTCGGGACTGTGATGCTCATAGTGTTATCCACCGCCGACGAGGGTGACGATTTCGAGCTGGTCGTCGGCCGCCAAAAGGGTTTGTGCAAACTCCGCCCGCCGGACAAGGCGGCGGTTGCGCTCGACCGCCACGCGCAGCGGTTCAAGGTCCAGCCGCTCCAGCAGCGCCGCCATCGTCAGCCCCTCGGGCTGCTCCGTCCATTCGCCGTTGACCATGATCCGCATGGCGTCAATTATAAGACAATCGCGGGAGAGTGAAAGGGTGAATGGATGATTGGATGGATGGATGATTGGATGATTGGATGGATGGATGGATGGATGGGTTGCGTGATTGGCGTGAATCCGATATTTGCGGCGGGGCTCTGGTCACGCAGTAGCCATGGCGAAGGCGGATGCCCCGCGCGGTTGTTGGATTGGGGATTTTCCTCCCGCGAAGATTGGGTTGCCCCGAT includes:
- a CDS encoding amidohydrolase family protein: MIEIKPVDRSFYQDRLAGFLPPKVIDIHTHVWPAQHAQGDTTGRTASWPMRVAAVCPVEDLLEMYRLMFPDKQVTPLIFGNPLVQGAIDEMNAYVAAAAAAHSLPALLLTRPEWTAEVVEEKIACGRFLGAKVYLSYAPASIAPGQIRIFDFLPHHQLELFDRHGWIVMLHIPRVDRLRDPLNLADLIEIERRYPRVRLIVAHVGRAYCPEDVGNAFDVLSDTQHMCFDISANTNAEVFERLLAAVGPRRVLFGSDMPITRMRMRRICQDGRYVNIIPRGLYGDVSADKHMREADGDEAARLTLFLYEEINAFRRAAEAQGLSAGDVRDVFYNNARRMIAAAGEDSQ
- a CDS encoding Gfo/Idh/MocA family oxidoreductase, with protein sequence MKTLRVGFVGFGFIGKVHAYGYINLPLFYNLPVKAQITHVCTSSDKSAQAAAAQIGARYGVTDFRTITENPDVDVVHICTPNHLHREALLSAMAAGKHIYCDKPLTATLAEARQIEAALPAYTGTAQMTLQNRFFPATMRAKQLIDEGFVGRAIEFRAAYLHSGSVDEKAPLKWKLSAAAGGGVIADLGSHVLDLVHWLLGDYERVLAATTIAYPTRPSADDPSRQVTVDAEDSVMLLAKMAGGALGTIEASKIATGAEDEIRFEIHGTRGALRFNGMDPHHLEAYDLGAPDKPTGGLRGWTKIDTGQRYPAPASGLPGAKMAIGWTRAHMACLANFVSDILAGRPGDPGLRQGVYIQKLIDTVARSATAQQWTKV
- a CDS encoding transposase, with product MQIRGEKHRKLCQRWDVPYGVHYLTFSCYRRQPFFGSERTCRWFLECLDQARARQGFHLWAWVIMPEHVHALISIPNEAQISAILRSIKYPLARRAILWAKENRPDRMGSMEVIGPDGIVSYRFWQRGGGYDRNMRSTRDVHEKIRYIHNNPVRRELVRRPEDWPWSSWRANQTREDIPLRIDRETIPILVE
- a CDS encoding peptidoglycan recognition family protein, with translation MVEPRTVKTLLALLISMTSGALLLWMMSGDPLPPGEIAAVVVAPQPPVLDAKLLDTDAPMLPSRWRHIVIHSSPSVESDIARRCHFVVVESSNGTAVHASALWKRQAAGLGVAGQPASFNAETISVCLIGDFSKVAPGPEQYKALVALTQLLQGAPLNINHSHVYLRCELDGSDAPGLAFPVESFTKQLIP
- a CDS encoding DUF1638 domain-containing protein encodes the protein MSVYKFIGCEIIYREACLLAARSVHQVDVEFLRKGLHDLERADMIARVQAAVDAADAEGRYEAILLGYARCNDGLVGLTARTRPLVIPRAHDCVTFFFGSRGAYQAYFDKHPGTYYMTTGWSERNVTPGEGYDRPAYDRQGVMGKLGLADDYEGMVAKYGKENADFILESLGDWTKNYSRFCYLQMDACDESAAIAKTRAEAAQRQWDFELLRGDWTLLEKLFAGRWDDDFTIVPPGRRLVARNDGSVLGVE
- a CDS encoding metallophosphoesterase, yielding MPKALLYHAGMRNLLILTSVLLLAAAALCTASPPATTTAPAAGGEFSLVVLPDTQIYAMKHPDIFHAQTKWIADNAAALNIKYVLHVGDITNDNVPAQWTVARAAMGRLDAKVPYALCVGNHDIGAGGTSRDRSTLMGRYFTLDQLKAAPTFGGVYDKEPAGVSNSFHTFEAAGKKWLVLALEFAPRDDVLRWAAEVAAAHKDHRAIVITHGYMYPDGLRYDQPLRQPYHTSRYRVGRDGNDGQQIWEKLVYPSENIRLVACGHVWTVGRRSDANAAGKTVHQMVVDYQTAPRGGEGYLRVIKFSRDGESADVYDYSPVLDKINPAPGASFHLDFTAAPQSKPQATSRPAISTTTRQTTGKH